The following are from one region of the Streptomyces tuirus genome:
- a CDS encoding 6-phosphofructokinase — protein MRVGVLTGGGDCPGLNAVIRSVVRKGVQEYAFDFVGVRDGWLGLLKNDVVPLDISSVRGILPRGGTILGSSRTNPFKHEDGLRRVQDTLASHEVDALVVIGGEDTLGAATELSRQGINLVGVPKTIDNDVSGTDYTFGFDTAVGIATEAIDRLHTTAESHMRALVVEVMGRHSGWIALHAGVAGGANVILIPERPFDIDQVCELVKRRFEINYAPIVVVAEGAVPKEGQLMVKDQSLDEFGHVRLSGIGEWLAQEISARTQKDARTTVLGHIQRGGTPSAFDRWLATRFGLHAIDAVEEGDFGSMVALQGTRIVRVPLADTTARNKVVDPSLYDEFEAFYG, from the coding sequence ATGAGGGTCGGAGTACTGACCGGCGGCGGTGACTGTCCCGGCCTCAACGCGGTGATCCGCAGTGTCGTCCGCAAGGGCGTCCAGGAGTACGCGTTCGACTTCGTCGGTGTGCGGGACGGCTGGCTCGGCCTGCTCAAGAACGACGTCGTTCCGCTGGACATCTCAAGTGTCCGGGGGATCCTCCCGCGCGGCGGGACCATCCTCGGATCCTCCCGCACGAACCCGTTCAAGCACGAGGACGGGCTGCGACGGGTCCAGGACACCCTCGCCTCGCACGAGGTGGACGCGCTCGTCGTGATCGGCGGCGAGGACACGCTGGGGGCGGCCACGGAGCTGAGCCGGCAGGGGATCAACCTCGTCGGTGTGCCGAAGACCATCGACAACGACGTCTCGGGCACCGACTACACCTTCGGTTTCGACACGGCCGTCGGTATCGCGACGGAGGCCATCGACCGCCTCCACACCACCGCGGAGTCACACATGCGCGCGCTCGTGGTGGAGGTGATGGGGCGGCACTCGGGGTGGATCGCGCTGCACGCCGGCGTCGCGGGCGGCGCCAACGTGATCCTCATCCCGGAGCGGCCCTTCGATATCGATCAGGTCTGTGAGCTGGTGAAACGCCGGTTCGAGATCAACTACGCGCCGATCGTCGTCGTGGCCGAAGGGGCGGTCCCCAAGGAGGGACAGCTGATGGTCAAGGACCAGTCCCTGGACGAGTTCGGCCATGTGCGGCTGTCCGGCATCGGAGAGTGGCTGGCCCAGGAGATCTCGGCCCGCACCCAGAAGGACGCCCGCACCACGGTCCTCGGCCACATCCAGCGCGGCGGCACACCGAGCGCCTTCGACCGGTGGCTCGCCACCCGGTTCGGCCTTCATGCCATCGACGCGGTCGAGGAAGGCGACTTCGGCAGCATGGTCGCCCTGCAGGGCACGCGGATCGTCCGCGTCCCCCTCGCGGACACCACCGCGCGGAACAAGGTGGTGGACCCGTCGCTGTACGACGAGTTCGAAGCCTTCTACGGCTGA